The Agromyces sp. LHK192 genome includes a window with the following:
- a CDS encoding helix-turn-helix transcriptional regulator, whose product MVAPAADPGDAHEIHCRLDELLAERGMTLARLSELVGVTVVNLSVLKNDRARAIRFSTLQAICDALGCEVGDLLVRRR is encoded by the coding sequence ATGGTCGCCCCCGCGGCCGACCCCGGCGACGCGCACGAGATCCACTGCCGGCTCGACGAGCTGCTCGCCGAGCGCGGCATGACCCTCGCGCGGCTGAGCGAGCTCGTCGGCGTCACGGTCGTGAACCTCAGCGTGCTGAAGAACGACCGTGCCCGCGCCATCCGCTTCTCGACGCTCCAGGCGATCTGCGACGCGCTCGGCTGCGAGGTCGGCGACCTGCTCGTCCGGCGGCGCTGA
- a CDS encoding ATP-dependent Clp protease ATP-binding subunit: MFERFTDRARRVVVLAQEEAKMLNHNYIGTEHILLGLIHEGEGVAAKALESLNISLDAVREQVQDIIGQGQQPPTGHIPFTPRAKKVLELSLREALQLGHNYIGTEHILLGLIREGEGVAAQVLVKLGADLNRVRQQVIQLLSGYQGKEQVQVGANDQVQPAGGSQILDQFGRNLTQAARESKLDPVIGREKEIERVMQILSRRSKNNPVLIGEPGVGKTAVVEGLAQAIVKGEVPETLKDKQLYSLDLGSLIAGSRYRGDFEERLKKVTKEIRTRGDIIVFIDEIHTLVGAGAAEGAIDAASILKPLLARGELQTIGATTLDEYRKHFEKDAALERRFQPIQVAEPSLPHAINILKGLRDRYEAHHKVSITDGAIVAAANLADRYISDRFLPDKAIDLIDEAGARLRLSILSSPPELREFDEKIAVVRAAKETAIEEQDFEKAASLRDEEKNLLGERLRLEKQWKSGDVKTTAVVDEGLIAEVLAQATGIPVFKLTEEESSRLVFMEKALHERVIGQEDAIAALSRTIRRTRAGLKDPKRPSGSFIFAGPTGVGKTELAKALAEFLFDDEAAMISLDMSEYGEKHTVSRLFGAPPGFVGFEEGGQLTEKVRRKPFSVVLFDEIEKAHPDIFNSLLQILEEGRLTDGQGRVVDFKNTVIIMTTNLGTKDISGGPVGFQMEGDSRTGYDLMRAKVNEELKKHFKPEFLNRVDDIIVFPQLSKEELLQIVDLFIKRLGERMLDRDMTIELAQPAKLRLIEVGFDPALGARPLRRAVQREIEDRLSEKILHGELNSGDHVKVDFQDGEFVFTTTQRALPVGIGVNAGAALGTGPATPDLAATAE; the protein is encoded by the coding sequence ATGTTCGAGAGATTCACCGACCGAGCCCGTCGTGTCGTCGTCCTGGCCCAAGAAGAGGCCAAGATGCTGAACCACAACTACATCGGCACCGAGCACATCCTGCTCGGCCTCATCCACGAGGGTGAGGGCGTCGCCGCCAAGGCGCTCGAGTCGCTGAACATCTCGCTCGACGCGGTGCGCGAGCAGGTGCAGGACATCATCGGCCAGGGCCAGCAGCCGCCGACCGGGCACATCCCGTTCACGCCGCGCGCCAAGAAGGTGCTCGAGCTGTCGCTGCGCGAAGCGCTGCAGCTCGGCCACAACTACATCGGCACGGAGCACATCCTGCTCGGCCTCATCCGCGAGGGCGAGGGCGTCGCCGCCCAGGTGCTCGTCAAGCTCGGCGCCGACCTCAACCGCGTGCGCCAGCAGGTCATCCAGCTCCTCTCGGGCTACCAGGGCAAGGAGCAGGTGCAGGTCGGCGCGAACGACCAGGTGCAGCCCGCCGGCGGCTCGCAGATCCTCGACCAGTTCGGCCGCAACCTCACGCAGGCCGCCCGCGAGTCCAAGCTCGACCCGGTGATCGGGCGCGAGAAGGAGATCGAGCGCGTCATGCAGATCCTGTCGCGCCGCTCCAAGAACAACCCCGTCCTCATCGGCGAGCCCGGCGTCGGCAAGACCGCCGTCGTCGAGGGCCTCGCCCAGGCGATCGTCAAGGGCGAAGTCCCCGAGACGCTCAAGGACAAGCAGCTCTACTCGCTCGACCTCGGCTCGCTCATCGCCGGTTCCCGCTACCGCGGCGACTTCGAGGAGCGCCTCAAGAAGGTCACCAAGGAGATCCGCACCCGCGGCGACATCATCGTCTTCATCGACGAGATCCACACGCTCGTCGGCGCGGGCGCCGCCGAGGGCGCGATCGACGCGGCCTCGATCCTGAAGCCCCTGCTCGCCCGCGGCGAGCTGCAGACCATCGGTGCGACGACGCTCGACGAGTACCGCAAGCACTTCGAGAAGGACGCCGCGCTCGAGCGCCGCTTCCAGCCGATCCAGGTCGCCGAGCCGAGCCTGCCCCACGCGATCAACATCCTGAAGGGGCTGCGCGACCGCTACGAGGCGCACCACAAGGTGTCGATCACCGACGGCGCGATCGTCGCCGCGGCGAACCTCGCCGACCGCTACATCTCAGACCGGTTCCTGCCGGACAAGGCGATCGACCTGATCGATGAGGCCGGCGCACGCCTGCGCCTGTCGATCCTGTCGAGCCCGCCCGAGCTGCGCGAGTTCGACGAGAAGATCGCCGTGGTCCGCGCCGCGAAGGAGACCGCGATCGAGGAGCAGGACTTCGAGAAGGCCGCGTCGCTGCGCGACGAGGAGAAGAACCTGCTCGGCGAGCGCCTCCGCCTCGAGAAGCAGTGGAAGTCGGGCGACGTCAAGACGACCGCCGTCGTCGACGAGGGCCTGATCGCCGAGGTGCTCGCGCAGGCCACCGGCATCCCGGTGTTCAAGCTCACGGAAGAGGAGTCGAGCCGACTCGTCTTCATGGAGAAGGCGCTGCACGAGCGCGTCATCGGCCAGGAGGACGCGATCGCCGCCCTCAGCCGCACGATCCGCCGCACGCGCGCGGGCCTCAAGGACCCCAAGCGCCCCTCCGGCTCGTTCATCTTCGCCGGCCCCACCGGCGTCGGAAAGACCGAGCTCGCCAAGGCGCTCGCCGAGTTCCTGTTCGACGACGAGGCGGCGATGATCTCGCTCGACATGTCGGAGTACGGCGAGAAGCACACCGTCTCGCGGCTCTTCGGCGCCCCTCCCGGGTTCGTCGGCTTCGAGGAGGGCGGCCAGCTCACCGAGAAGGTGCGGCGCAAGCCGTTCTCGGTCGTGCTCTTCGACGAGATCGAGAAGGCGCACCCCGACATCTTCAACTCGCTGCTGCAGATCCTCGAGGAAGGCCGCCTCACCGACGGCCAGGGTCGCGTCGTCGACTTCAAGAACACGGTCATCATCATGACGACCAACCTCGGCACGAAGGACATCTCGGGCGGCCCCGTCGGCTTCCAGATGGAGGGTGACTCGCGCACCGGGTACGACCTCATGCGCGCCAAGGTCAACGAGGAGCTGAAGAAGCACTTCAAGCCCGAGTTCCTGAACCGCGTCGACGACATCATCGTGTTCCCGCAGCTGTCGAAGGAGGAGCTCCTCCAGATCGTCGACCTGTTCATCAAGCGCCTGGGCGAGCGCATGCTCGACCGCGACATGACGATCGAGCTCGCGCAGCCCGCCAAGCTGCGGCTCATCGAGGTCGGGTTCGACCCGGCGCTCGGCGCCCGGCCGCTGCGCCGCGCGGTGCAGCGCGAGATCGAGGACCGCCTGTCGGAGAAGATCCTGCACGGCGAGCTCAACTCGGGCGACCACGTGAAGGTCGACTTCCAGGACGGCGAGTTCGTGTTCACCACGACGCAGCGCGCGCTGCCGGTCGGCATCGGCGTGAACGCCGGCGCCGCGCTCGGCACCGGGCCCGCGACGCCCGACCTGGCGGCCACCGCCGAATAA
- a CDS encoding ABC transporter substrate-binding protein, translating into MNLSDLPRGRRGAALIGLPLVGVLALAGCSGGGSNADSDSAAGGSFVYAIATDVGSLDPHLGATSAAFAASKFAYDSLVNLDADGVLSTGLASEWAVDGTTVSFTLRDDVTCADGTPFTASTAKGNIDFIADPENASPLLGAFVPAGVTAEADDEAGTLTLTLAAPAPFVVEGLAQVAMVCDAGLADRSTLVEGTDGTGPYTVAEVASNDHYSYEVRDGYAWGPDGATTDEPGMPASVELRVVPNETTAANLLLSGDVNAALVIGPDAERLAGKEAFDSQAITGETWFNQAAGRVTADLAVRTALAQALDLDELANVITSGTGVRATQLAVAAPAACVGGDFTSALPESGADQAAATLEAAGWAKSGDGWSKDGAPLAVTFIHDSALGTGGAAAAELAVAAWTELGVQVDASTMPTDEVSGVMFGGGDWDLIWEPLNVNTPDQLLGFLTGPTPADGGVNFASIANADYEATATAAMGLVGTDSCDTWFEAEQALVGNVDVLPFASNVLTVFGNGAEFTGSDSIEPTSIRLQQ; encoded by the coding sequence ATGAACCTCAGCGACCTCCCACGCGGCCGCCGCGGCGCCGCACTGATCGGCCTCCCGCTCGTCGGCGTGCTCGCGCTCGCCGGCTGCTCGGGCGGCGGGTCGAACGCCGACTCCGACTCCGCGGCCGGCGGCTCGTTCGTCTACGCCATCGCGACCGACGTCGGATCGCTCGACCCGCACCTCGGCGCGACGAGCGCCGCGTTCGCCGCCTCGAAGTTCGCGTACGACTCGCTCGTCAACCTCGACGCCGACGGCGTGCTCTCGACGGGCCTCGCGTCGGAGTGGGCGGTCGACGGCACGACCGTGTCGTTCACCCTCCGCGACGACGTCACCTGCGCCGACGGCACCCCGTTCACCGCGTCGACCGCGAAGGGCAACATCGACTTCATCGCCGACCCCGAGAACGCGAGCCCGCTGCTGGGCGCCTTCGTCCCGGCGGGCGTGACGGCCGAGGCCGACGACGAGGCCGGCACGCTCACCCTGACGCTCGCCGCGCCCGCGCCGTTCGTGGTCGAGGGGCTCGCGCAGGTCGCGATGGTCTGCGACGCCGGCCTGGCCGACCGCTCGACCCTCGTCGAGGGCACCGACGGCACCGGGCCGTACACGGTCGCCGAGGTCGCCTCGAACGACCACTACAGTTACGAGGTCCGCGACGGCTACGCGTGGGGTCCCGACGGTGCCACGACCGACGAGCCCGGCATGCCCGCGTCGGTCGAACTCCGCGTCGTGCCCAACGAGACCACGGCGGCGAACCTCCTGCTGTCGGGCGACGTCAACGCGGCCCTGGTCATCGGGCCGGACGCCGAGCGACTGGCCGGCAAGGAGGCGTTCGACAGCCAGGCCATCACGGGCGAGACCTGGTTCAACCAGGCCGCAGGCCGCGTCACGGCCGATCTCGCCGTGCGCACGGCGCTCGCCCAGGCGCTCGACCTCGACGAACTCGCGAACGTGATCACGTCGGGCACCGGCGTCCGTGCCACGCAGCTCGCGGTCGCGGCACCCGCCGCGTGCGTCGGCGGCGACTTCACCTCGGCACTCCCCGAGTCGGGGGCGGACCAGGCGGCCGCCACGCTCGAGGCCGCAGGCTGGGCCAAGTCCGGCGACGGCTGGTCGAAGGACGGCGCCCCGCTGGCCGTCACGTTCATCCACGACTCCGCGCTCGGCACCGGCGGTGCCGCCGCGGCCGAGCTGGCGGTCGCGGCATGGACCGAGCTGGGCGTCCAGGTCGACGCGTCGACCATGCCCACCGACGAGGTGTCGGGCGTCATGTTCGGCGGCGGCGACTGGGACCTCATCTGGGAGCCCCTCAACGTGAACACCCCCGATCAGCTGCTCGGCTTCCTCACGGGCCCGACCCCGGCCGACGGCGGCGTGAACTTCGCGTCGATCGCGAACGCCGACTACGAGGCGACCGCGACGGCGGCGATGGGCCTCGTCGGCACCGACAGCTGCGACACCTGGTTCGAGGCCGAGCAGGCGCTCGTGGGCAACGTCGACGTCCTGCCCTTCGCGAGCAACGTGCTCACGGTGTTCGGGAACGGCGCCGAGTTCACCGGCTCCGACTCGATCGAGCCGACGAGCATCCGCCTCCAGCAGTGA
- a CDS encoding GNAT family N-acetyltransferase, with the protein MHTTARPTANDAATLGDLVTPGHPPTGERTGNRTGEATGAAGDAIRTGAHGAASLAGPARRMADEALAAAGIRMLDAHDRTAAEQVESVLSDIWGRDDGMIDPALLVAMAHAGNLVALVSAGDAPIGAAVGFCGPPGAPFHSHIVGLLPEAVGAGRGRAVKLAQRAWCLERGIDEMTWTFDPLVARNAYFNLRRLGATALEYLPDFYGVMTDAINAGQHSDRVLIRWDLAQEPPSAEATRVELPLDAVTAAVADLDGEPTPYVAPAVTAVVTTVAVPEDIERLRRADPDAARRWRTETRAAFLDLLGSGWAITGFTRSSRYVLRRANPAAMEGSTAE; encoded by the coding sequence ATGCACACGACCGCGCGCCCGACGGCGAACGACGCCGCCACCCTGGGCGACCTCGTGACCCCCGGCCACCCGCCGACCGGCGAGAGAACCGGCAATAGAACCGGCGAGGCAACCGGAGCGGCCGGCGACGCCATCCGAACCGGGGCCCACGGCGCCGCGTCGCTCGCCGGGCCGGCGCGACGCATGGCGGACGAGGCGCTCGCCGCCGCCGGCATCCGGATGCTCGACGCGCACGATCGCACCGCCGCCGAGCAGGTCGAGTCCGTGCTCTCGGACATCTGGGGACGGGACGACGGCATGATCGACCCGGCCCTGCTCGTCGCCATGGCGCACGCGGGCAACCTGGTCGCCCTCGTGTCCGCCGGCGACGCGCCGATCGGCGCTGCCGTCGGCTTCTGCGGCCCGCCCGGGGCGCCGTTCCACTCCCACATCGTGGGACTCCTGCCCGAGGCCGTCGGGGCCGGCCGCGGCCGCGCGGTCAAGCTCGCGCAACGCGCCTGGTGCCTCGAACGCGGCATCGACGAGATGACGTGGACCTTCGATCCGCTCGTCGCGCGCAACGCGTACTTCAACCTCCGCAGGCTCGGGGCGACGGCGCTCGAATACCTGCCGGACTTCTACGGGGTGATGACCGATGCGATCAACGCCGGACAGCACTCGGATCGCGTGCTCATCCGGTGGGACCTCGCGCAGGAACCGCCCAGTGCGGAGGCCACCCGCGTCGAACTCCCCCTCGACGCCGTCACGGCGGCCGTCGCCGACCTCGACGGCGAGCCGACGCCGTACGTCGCACCGGCCGTCACCGCTGTCGTGACGACCGTCGCCGTCCCGGAGGACATCGAGCGCCTGCGCCGCGCCGATCCCGACGCCGCACGTCGCTGGCGCACCGAGACCCGTGCGGCGTTCCTCGACCTGCTGGGGTCGGGCTGGGCGATCACCGGGTTCACCCGGTCATCCCGGTACGTGCTGCGACGAGCGAACCCCGCCGCCATGGAAGGATCCACCGCCGAATGA
- a CDS encoding pirin family protein has protein sequence MSNLEREPAELVCPPESGGPPTIDVLQPREVPLGGPRAMPVRRTLPQRGRTTIGAWCFADHYGPDEVAATGGMVVPPHPHTGLQTVSWLFEGEIEHRDSTGSVELVRPGAVNLMTAGRGISHSEVSTPGTTTLHGVQLWVALPDDARDTTPFFEHADTDEVGIDDALVRVFAGALPGVPSRTDAGPEASVTVFSPLVGAQVELPAGGEAWIDLDPAFEHGVLVDRGPVRITIAALDEEIGGEIGSEGGGGADRPDDADPLTETGHSELVERSALAYLPVGHEGVRLTATDAPARVILIGGVPFGEELVMWWNFIGRSHDEVAEYRRTWQAEVIGGDDPDGRFGTVAGYDGSPLPAPELPTVRLKPRG, from the coding sequence ATGAGCAACCTCGAACGCGAGCCGGCCGAACTGGTCTGCCCTCCCGAGTCGGGCGGGCCGCCGACGATCGACGTGCTGCAGCCCCGTGAGGTCCCACTGGGCGGTCCGCGGGCGATGCCCGTCCGCCGGACCCTGCCGCAGCGCGGCCGCACGACGATCGGCGCGTGGTGCTTCGCCGACCACTACGGGCCCGACGAGGTCGCCGCGACCGGCGGCATGGTCGTGCCGCCCCACCCGCACACCGGCCTGCAGACCGTGAGCTGGCTGTTCGAGGGCGAGATCGAGCACCGCGACTCGACCGGCAGCGTCGAGCTCGTGCGCCCGGGCGCCGTCAACCTGATGACGGCCGGTCGCGGCATCTCGCACTCCGAGGTGTCGACGCCCGGCACGACGACCCTCCACGGCGTACAGCTCTGGGTGGCGCTGCCCGACGACGCCCGCGATACGACGCCCTTCTTCGAGCACGCCGACACCGACGAGGTCGGCATCGACGATGCGCTCGTCCGGGTGTTCGCGGGGGCGCTGCCCGGCGTTCCCTCGCGCACGGATGCGGGGCCCGAGGCATCCGTCACGGTCTTCTCGCCCCTCGTGGGTGCGCAGGTCGAGCTGCCGGCGGGCGGTGAGGCGTGGATCGACCTCGACCCGGCCTTCGAGCACGGCGTGCTCGTCGACCGCGGACCGGTGCGCATCACCATCGCCGCGCTCGACGAGGAGATCGGCGGCGAGATCGGCAGCGAGGGCGGCGGCGGCGCCGACCGGCCCGACGACGCCGACCCGCTCACCGAGACCGGGCATTCCGAACTCGTCGAGCGCAGCGCGCTCGCCTACCTCCCCGTCGGGCACGAGGGCGTGCGGCTGACCGCGACGGATGCCCCCGCCCGCGTGATCCTGATCGGCGGCGTGCCGTTCGGCGAGGAACTCGTCATGTGGTGGAACTTCATCGGCCGCTCGCACGACGAGGTCGCCGAGTACCGGCGGACCTGGCAGGCCGAGGTGATCGGCGGCGACGACCCCGACGGCCGGTTCGGCACGGTCGCCGGGTACGACGGCTCGCCGCTGCCGGCGCCGGAACTGCCGACGGTGCGGCTGAAGCCGCGCGGCTGA
- a CDS encoding serine hydrolase, with amino-acid sequence MANPTAPTAPLATAEGIREWLEAELPRLIESHGVPAAAAGVLVDGEVVGHATGVLHLGTGVEATDDALFQIGSITKVWTATLVMQLVDDGLLDLDVPIRTYLPEFRIADEDAAAVITARHLLSHQAGFEGDLFTDTGRGDDCVEKYVATLADTPQLFEPGTQFSYNNAGYVVLGRLVEVLRDGAYDDVLTERLLRPLGLAHAAPGPYEAIMHRVAQGHLPGPEGVLVPAPIWSLVRSNGPAGSTLAMRVADLLAFARMHASGGLAADGTRVLSEASVAAMQEVQVGVPDIGLMGESWGLGWELDPTPAGPMISHDGSTIGQNAFLRVLPEAGVAVALLTNGGDVMSISRELFESLFARLTGGDVLRAPQTPADAEAVLDEVAAARFVGTYSASVMDVVVTVDEEGRLWAQDVGKGEFASLVSAAPPARVVPHGDGSLITTEQKMGTHWIYVFLGDDGQGRAAFLHTGRAMPRATA; translated from the coding sequence ATGGCGAACCCCACCGCACCCACCGCCCCGCTCGCGACGGCCGAAGGCATCCGCGAGTGGCTGGAGGCCGAGCTCCCGCGCCTCATCGAATCGCACGGCGTCCCCGCCGCTGCCGCCGGCGTCCTGGTCGACGGCGAGGTCGTCGGCCACGCCACGGGCGTGCTGCACCTCGGCACCGGCGTCGAGGCCACCGACGACGCGCTCTTCCAGATCGGCTCCATCACCAAGGTCTGGACGGCGACCCTCGTCATGCAGCTCGTCGACGACGGCCTGCTCGACCTCGACGTGCCCATCCGCACCTACCTGCCCGAGTTCCGCATCGCCGACGAGGATGCCGCTGCCGTCATCACCGCCCGGCACCTCCTGTCGCACCAGGCGGGCTTCGAGGGCGACCTGTTCACCGACACCGGCCGTGGCGACGACTGCGTCGAGAAGTACGTCGCGACCCTCGCGGACACCCCGCAGCTGTTCGAGCCAGGCACGCAGTTCTCGTACAACAACGCCGGATACGTCGTGCTCGGCCGGCTCGTCGAGGTGCTGCGCGACGGCGCCTACGACGACGTGCTCACCGAGCGGCTCCTCCGGCCGCTCGGCCTCGCGCATGCAGCCCCCGGTCCGTACGAGGCGATCATGCACCGCGTCGCGCAGGGCCACCTCCCCGGCCCCGAGGGCGTCCTCGTCCCGGCGCCGATCTGGTCGCTGGTCCGCTCCAACGGCCCCGCCGGATCGACGCTCGCCATGCGCGTCGCCGACCTGCTCGCGTTCGCGCGCATGCACGCGTCGGGCGGCCTCGCCGCCGACGGCACGCGCGTGCTCTCCGAGGCATCCGTCGCCGCCATGCAGGAGGTCCAGGTCGGCGTCCCCGACATCGGCCTCATGGGCGAGTCGTGGGGGCTCGGCTGGGAGCTCGACCCGACCCCCGCCGGCCCGATGATCTCGCACGACGGCAGCACGATCGGCCAGAACGCGTTCCTGCGGGTGCTGCCCGAGGCCGGCGTCGCGGTCGCCCTGCTCACGAACGGCGGCGACGTCATGTCGATCTCGCGCGAGCTCTTCGAATCGCTCTTCGCGCGGCTCACCGGCGGCGACGTGCTGCGCGCGCCGCAGACGCCGGCCGACGCGGAGGCGGTGCTCGACGAGGTCGCGGCGGCACGATTCGTCGGCACCTACTCGGCGTCCGTCATGGACGTGGTCGTCACCGTCGACGAGGAGGGACGGCTCTGGGCCCAGGACGTGGGCAAGGGCGAGTTCGCCTCGCTCGTGTCGGCGGCGCCGCCCGCACGGGTCGTCCCGCACGGCGACGGGTCGCTCATCACGACCGAGCAGAAGATGGGCACCCACTGGATCTACGTGTTCCTCGGCGACGACGGGCAGGGGCGCGCGGCGTTCCTGCACACCGGTCGGGCGATGCCCCGCGCGACCGCCTGA
- a CDS encoding CdaR family transcriptional regulator, whose amino-acid sequence MFGSFPGGTSRSAAPSGARGSAVRAEPARSGAARALPTVERLLDDLGSTFLAPLGPIPDPHRRIGGVVVFDPFDDQAVPDGAVVLGVGLSGGADLRAVLERIDDVGASAVVLREPVALDDETSALARDRGVALLSLTRGASWAQLSAMVAALLTEPDDDRVHEAIGGLPSGDLFTLANAIAALLDAPITIEDRNSRVLAFSSRQDEADPSRIETVLERQVPERYARLLTEAGVFKQLYSSPDPVYANLTFDGTELKTRCAIAVRAGGEILGSIWAAVPEELNAERTAALRDAAKVVALHLLRLRAGADVGRRLRADLLSTALEGAEGAAFALERLGLDASPVVVLAAAVGTGEGDGIDREGDRQAQAQRMADAVAMHLAAVHPKASAALLGGTIYGLLPVRPGDEGEAQAARLANDFLARIGTRTPVQIGIGRVSSGPQGVMRSRESAERALRVRLEHVGGADARSAATRSAVARFSEVHVEALVLELRDRVRAGGEQMTGPVARLHEHDVEHDTAFVETLRAWLDHLGDVSAAADALHIHPNTFRYRLKRLAGVAEMDLADPEARFAAQLQLRIFPELRARRP is encoded by the coding sequence ATGTTCGGCTCCTTCCCCGGTGGTACCTCGCGCAGCGCAGCGCCGAGTGGCGCACGCGGGTCGGCGGTCCGGGCGGAGCCCGCGCGCTCGGGGGCGGCGCGCGCGCTGCCGACCGTCGAGCGACTCCTCGACGACCTGGGTTCCACCTTCCTCGCGCCGCTCGGACCGATACCCGACCCGCACCGGCGGATCGGCGGGGTCGTCGTCTTCGACCCGTTCGACGACCAGGCGGTCCCCGACGGCGCCGTCGTGCTCGGCGTCGGCCTGTCGGGCGGTGCCGACCTGCGTGCGGTGCTCGAACGGATCGACGACGTCGGGGCATCCGCCGTCGTGCTGCGCGAGCCGGTCGCGCTCGACGACGAGACGTCGGCGCTCGCGCGGGATCGCGGCGTCGCGCTGCTCAGCCTGACGCGCGGCGCCTCGTGGGCGCAGCTCAGCGCGATGGTCGCGGCCCTGCTCACGGAGCCGGACGACGATCGCGTGCATGAGGCGATCGGCGGACTGCCGAGCGGCGACCTGTTCACGCTCGCCAACGCGATCGCCGCCCTCCTCGACGCCCCGATCACGATCGAGGACCGCAACTCCCGGGTGCTCGCCTTCTCGAGCCGACAGGACGAGGCCGATCCGTCGCGGATCGAGACCGTGCTCGAACGGCAGGTTCCCGAGCGGTACGCGCGGTTGCTCACCGAGGCCGGGGTCTTCAAGCAGCTGTACTCGAGCCCCGACCCGGTCTACGCGAACCTGACCTTCGACGGCACCGAGCTGAAGACCAGGTGCGCGATCGCGGTGCGAGCCGGCGGCGAGATCCTGGGGTCCATCTGGGCCGCGGTCCCCGAGGAGCTCAACGCGGAACGCACGGCGGCCCTGCGCGACGCGGCGAAGGTCGTCGCCCTGCACCTGCTGCGGCTGCGCGCCGGAGCCGACGTCGGGCGGCGCCTGCGCGCCGACCTGCTGAGCACGGCGCTCGAGGGTGCGGAGGGCGCCGCGTTCGCGCTCGAGCGCCTCGGACTGGATGCCTCGCCGGTCGTCGTGCTCGCCGCCGCCGTCGGCACGGGGGAGGGCGACGGCATCGACCGTGAGGGCGACCGTCAGGCGCAGGCGCAACGGATGGCGGATGCGGTCGCGATGCACCTCGCGGCCGTGCATCCGAAGGCGTCGGCGGCCCTGCTCGGCGGCACGATCTACGGCCTGCTTCCGGTCCGACCCGGTGACGAGGGCGAGGCGCAGGCCGCACGGCTCGCGAACGACTTCCTGGCCAGGATCGGCACGCGGACGCCCGTGCAGATCGGCATCGGCCGGGTCTCCAGCGGTCCGCAGGGCGTGATGCGATCGCGCGAGAGCGCCGAGCGCGCCCTGCGGGTCAGGCTCGAGCACGTCGGCGGTGCGGATGCCCGTTCCGCCGCCACCCGCTCCGCGGTCGCGCGGTTCAGCGAGGTCCACGTGGAGGCGCTCGTTCTTGAACTGCGCGATCGGGTCCGGGCCGGCGGCGAGCAGATGACCGGGCCGGTCGCGCGACTGCACGAGCACGACGTCGAGCACGACACTGCGTTCGTCGAGACGCTCCGGGCGTGGTTGGACCACCTCGGCGACGTCTCGGCCGCGGCCGACGCCCTCCACATCCACCCGAACACGTTCCGGTACCGGCTGAAGCGCCTCGCCGGGGTTGCGGAGATGGACCTCGCCGACCCGGAGGCACGGTTCGCGGCGCAGCTGCAGCTGCGGATCTTCCCGGAGCTCCGGGCGCGACGCCCCTGA
- the menC gene encoding o-succinylbenzoate synthase, producing MKLLSLRLHHLAMPLVAPFTTSFGTQTAKRCFLVEATLETADGAVVTGWGENVALDRPVYSPEYLDGAADVVERWLAPLLFAAGDLTAETVGHLLHRIVGNPMAKASVEMAVLDAQLRAEGRSFASYLGAVAETVPSGVSVGIQDSVAATVGVVGGYVDQGYARIKLKIQPGSDVAHVAAVRREFGDDLPFQVDANAAYTLVDAAHLRRLDDYGLLLIEQPLGEADLRQHAQLAKLMHTPICLDESIVSAEAAADAIALGSASVINIKPGRVGGYLEARRIHDIARANGVAVWCGGMLETGVGRAANAALAALPGFTLPGDISGSDRFYAEDITTEPIRMHDGVVDVPTGPGFGVEVDPERLERFRVGLVELAP from the coding sequence ATGAAGCTCCTCAGCCTCCGCCTCCACCACCTCGCGATGCCGCTCGTCGCGCCCTTCACGACCTCGTTCGGCACCCAGACCGCGAAGCGGTGCTTCCTCGTCGAGGCGACGCTCGAGACCGCCGACGGCGCGGTCGTGACCGGGTGGGGCGAGAACGTCGCGCTGGACCGCCCCGTGTACTCGCCCGAGTACCTCGACGGCGCGGCGGACGTCGTCGAACGATGGCTCGCTCCCCTGCTCTTCGCCGCCGGCGACCTCACCGCCGAGACCGTCGGCCACCTCCTGCACCGCATCGTCGGCAACCCGATGGCGAAGGCCTCGGTCGAGATGGCCGTGCTCGACGCCCAGTTGCGGGCCGAGGGCCGCTCGTTCGCCTCGTACCTCGGCGCCGTCGCCGAGACGGTGCCCTCGGGCGTGTCCGTCGGCATCCAGGACTCGGTCGCCGCGACCGTCGGCGTCGTCGGCGGCTACGTCGACCAGGGGTACGCGCGCATCAAGCTCAAGATCCAGCCCGGATCGGATGTCGCGCACGTCGCGGCCGTCCGACGCGAGTTCGGCGACGACCTCCCGTTCCAGGTCGATGCGAACGCGGCGTACACGCTGGTGGATGCCGCGCACCTGCGCCGGCTCGACGACTACGGGCTGCTGCTGATCGAGCAGCCGCTCGGCGAGGCCGACCTGCGCCAGCACGCCCAGCTCGCGAAGCTCATGCACACGCCGATCTGCCTCGACGAGTCGATCGTGTCCGCCGAGGCCGCCGCCGACGCGATCGCGCTCGGATCGGCGTCGGTGATCAACATCAAGCCGGGCCGGGTGGGCGGCTACCTCGAAGCCCGCCGCATCCACGACATCGCGCGGGCGAACGGGGTCGCGGTGTGGTGCGGCGGGATGCTCGAGACCGGGGTCGGCCGCGCGGCGAACGCGGCCCTCGCCGCTCTGCCCGGCTTCACGCTGCCGGGCGACATCTCCGGGTCCGACCGTTTCTACGCCGAGGACATCACGACCGAGCCGATCCGGATGCACGACGGCGTCGTCGACGTGCCGACCGGCCCGGGCTTCGGCGTCGAGGTCGACCCGGAGCGCCTCGAGCGGTTCCGCGTCGGACTGGTCGAGCTCGCGCCCTGA